The genomic window AGAAAGCAGACTAAAACCCACATAGAGAAAAAATAGGTTATGACTACAGCCCTAAAGGACCTTGTGTGATTACATCAAATTTTTTCATTTCATCTTTCAAGGCCTTATCGCCACACCCGATGCCAGCACTCTAAATAAAAACAAATAGAAGCTCCTGATGATTCAGGAGCTTAACTGTTATATAAACATATATTTTGGGAATAGTTGAGCTGGGTAAAAAAAAGCATATTGATAATAGATACAATCATAAGTTTATCCTAAATTATTATTTTTACTATGATCAGGATTAGAAACAGGTGTATCTATTCCATTGATATTTCTAATATGATATTTTTTATAGTGTCCTTGCTTGATTTTGGTAACAAATTGAGAGCGTGTCATATTGATATTATTGAAGTTATCATGAAATTTTGTATTACGACCACTATCACTTTCTTTAGTAACAGAGATTCTTTTTCTTGCCATAATTTAATCCTCCTATAAGTTTTAATAAGATGGCTAAAAAACTTATGTATTAAAGGAGAAATAAATTACGCTTTTATGAATATTTTAAAAGCTTTTTTACCATAATCTTTAGCATAATACTTTACACCATTTTTTGTAATCCATGGTCTAAAAATATAATAGCCTTTTTGTTTTTTTGCTATGACACTCACTCCTTACTGGCGAAGGATTGAATTGATATGTTACAGCAAATTTGATATACTTATCTTACAAAAATTAAACATTTTTAATGACTGTAACATGGAAACTCACCTTGTTTCCAAAGAAGAAAGATAGTTGCCGCTATCTTTTTTTCTTTATCATTCATCATCTGAATCATTGGAATCATCTCTAATCTTCTTATCTAGGGGTTCATCTAAACAAATATACAGATATTCATATTCTTTATCCCATTTTCCTATATACTTACTTGCAGTATCTTCGATTTTTATATTATCATCTAATTTGCTTTGAATAAACCTGATAAAATCTTTGTTACTTATTCGTATATAACCTTTTCTGTTTTTTGAAGCGAATTCGAATTTGCTTTGTTCAGAAGCGTCACAAGGCTGAACTACAATATATTTTTTTTGCTCATCAAATCCTAATTTTATATATTTAGGATTTCCTAGTGTTTCAATTGCACCGCTAGAAAAAGTTATTCCGTAAGTTGCTATTGATACAATAGATGCTCCTACCTTTGGATTATACCATTGTATAGTCATGTTTTTCTCCTTTCTACGTATTTCTTAGCCATCCCATATACATTGTATCAATTAATTTTAAAGATATCAATGTTTTTGTGTGTTTATTTTGTCTCGAAATTACATCGAGCTTATCGCTGTTTCGTTTTTGAAAACCATACCCTTTTGCGCTATGTTATATTCAAAACAAAAAATATTAAAATATTCTAAAATATTTCTGTTGATCTGAGTTTTGATCAACAATAATAATCTTATAGCATAAAGATATAAGTTTATATAGAGCAGTTTACTCATAATGATTTTAGATTTTAAATTATCTAAATAATACTGGAAGACATATACTTTCATTGCATATATGCAATAAAAGTATATGTTTTTTCATGACGCAAAAAAACACACAAGAAATAAAAAGCTTATTTTTAAGTTGAATTTAATTATGAATTGAACAATTATGATTCTGTTTATATATAAAAGCTCCTTCATATAGGAGATTTTTAACTATACTTTAAATTGCTTTTTAAGAATCTGTTTAAAATTGTAAAATTATCCATTATACTGTAAAATAGAACTATATTGTATAAGTGAAAATTATCGATAGAGTGTCGCAAATACTACCCTAAAAGGCATGAAAAGCGCACTTCTAATGTTAGTGATTCAATCGTTATACGACATACAACATCAATATAAATGCAATAGATAGGCATAGGTGTTAGAATGGAGGCATTATGAAATACAGTAAAAATACATTAATCACTGGCGTTAGCATTGGACTAGCGGTCATAAGTATTGCTTTTTCAGTATTTGCGTACTTTGATTCAATTAAACAAAGAGAACCAGTACTTTTCATTGATGAGCGAGCAATAGAGATCTTTAGTAAAAGAATGAATGAAGAATTGCCAATCAGTATAACAACTAATGATGGTAGAGAATTAGACGTACCAATTTATATGACAACAATTGGATTCGGTAATTTTGGGAAAGAATCGATTAAGAGGAGTAATATATTACGAGATATTATAATAACGATTAATAAGCCCAAAGATCAAATTATTGATTTCTCGATAAGCTCACAAACGAGAGAAATTGTTGGGGCTGAGATTGAAATATTTGATAAGTCAGCAAAGTCAACATCATATAAACTGAATTTTGATATCTTAGAAGAACAAGATGGAATTGAACTCAAAATATTATTTCTTGGAGATGAAAACACTGAATTCTCTGTTGAAGGTGTAATAGAAGGTACAAGAAATATTGAAATAATGAAATCTGGTTATCATGTCACAACAGTAGGTCCAAAACATCATTTAGATGTAAAAAATGTTTTTCTATTTGAGAAGCAATAAATCAACCTTTAGTAATAAATATCTTGAATTTTTCATTGAGAATTATATTTATGATGCTGTCTTATAACAACGTATTTCCAACACAACGTAAAATATATAATTTTTACATTGTGTTTCTATCCCATAAGGATTTTATGAAATAAATCCAAAAGGCCTCCCAGTGACGGCATTGGGTGTGGCAATAAGGCCTTGGACTGAAAACGGAATATGATACAGGCTAAAAAGAGAGTAGCAGGGCTGAAACTTTTAAGCCTGTTTTTTCTTTATGTGGGTTTTAGTCTGCGTTCTTTGCAGTGTAAAAGCCCTTTCATGTGGAAGTCCTGATACTCTCTATAGGCGTATGATATGAAGTGAAAAGTCCAAGGCCTTAGGGAATGTCACTTGAGGCCTTATAAGAAAATAAGAGACTAATATAAATAAAAGATCCATATTATATGGATCTTTTTTATATAAAACAACTCTACAAATAAAGGAAAATGAAAAAAAAAGTAGAATATAAAAAATTAAAGCAAAAAAGGAAATAAGCACCTGCTACAGTCGGGAAACTTATCAGGTACTTATTCTAATAAAAGGTTTTTTAAATTGTCTATTTAGTTATACATAGTATTTTACACTATTATAATTCTATATTCAATAAAAAATACCTTCTATTTTGCTAAAAAATTTAGGAGGTTTTTAAAATGGAAAATAAACAAAAGAATTTTAGAGATGTTTTAAAGGTTGAAGGGGTTAAAGCTAGAGGGTTTGGAATCATTCCAAAGCTAGTTATGTTAGATAGAAAATTAACTATAGAAGCCAAAGCTATATATTCTTATTTTTGTTCTTATGCAGGAGCAGGAACAACAGCTTTTCCAAGCAGAGATAAGATATGCAAGGATTTAGGTATTAGTATAAAAAGATGGTACAAGCATTTTAATTTGTTAAAAGAATTAGGTTATATAAAAGTTGAACAAATAAGAAGTAAAAAAGGCGACAAGTACAGTCATAATATATATACTTTAATAGAAAAACCCGAAACCATTGAAAATACTGAAGATGACCAGTGTGGTCAAAACGAGTATACTCGAAATGAGTATGCTCAAAATGACTACAATAATAATAACAGGTCTTTTAATAAAAATAACAAGTTTTTATATAATCATCAGTCAGTCATAGAAGAACCAGAAGATGGACCGACAGATATAAAAAATAAAAGAGAAGAAATAAAAGA from Inediibacterium massiliense includes these protein-coding regions:
- a CDS encoding helix-turn-helix domain-containing protein: MENKQKNFRDVLKVEGVKARGFGIIPKLVMLDRKLTIEAKAIYSYFCSYAGAGTTAFPSRDKICKDLGISIKRWYKHFNLLKELGYIKVEQIRSKKGDKYSHNIYTLIEKPETIENTEDDQCGQNEYTRNEYAQNDYNNNNRSFNKNNKFLYNHQSVIEEPEDGPTDIKNKREEIKEEIISNAEIYLYKGQARELLEKTIIKLLECKKIQVHNKILNNQQIVEQLQKLTIDIIDCALSKFRQVQLEQTIKNKQKYFEVLLLNCIDEYAANSIF